Proteins from a single region of Sediminitomix flava:
- the pgi gene encoding glucose-6-phosphate isomerase, translating into MLENINPTQTNAWKALEKHFEEAKNLEMKNLFAEDADRTNKFSVKFEDIFVDYSKNIITEETKSLLIDLAKECGLPKAIGSMFGAEKINQTEGRAVLHTALRNRSNTPVVLDGQDVMPDVNAVLEQMKNFTEKLISGEWKGYTGKAITDIVNIGIGGSDLGPVMVTEALKPYKTHINAHFVSNVDGTHIAETLKKVDPETTLFIIASKTFTTQETMTNANSAKSWFLEAAKDEANVAKHFVALSTNAKSVSEFGIATENMFGFWDWVGGRYSLWSAIGLPIACSIGFDNFIELLEGAHAMDKHFQNEELESNLPVILAMLGVWYNNFFGADSHSILPYDQYMHRFAAYFQQGDMESNGKYVDRGGNPVDYQTGPIIWGEPGTNGQHAFYQLIHQGTKLIPSDFIAPAQSQNPIGDHHAKLMSNFFAQTEALMMGKTEEVVVAELEKAGKSADEIAALKNFKIFEGNRPTNSILVKKVTPFTLGALVAMYEHKIFVQGVIWNIFSFDQWGVELGKQLANQILPELQNDETVSSHDASTNTLINMFKEMR; encoded by the coding sequence ATGTTGGAAAACATCAATCCTACTCAGACAAATGCTTGGAAAGCATTAGAAAAGCATTTCGAGGAAGCGAAAAATCTAGAAATGAAAAACCTCTTCGCTGAGGATGCAGACAGAACGAATAAGTTCTCAGTGAAATTTGAAGATATCTTTGTTGATTACTCTAAAAACATCATCACAGAAGAGACGAAATCTCTTTTGATCGATTTAGCAAAAGAATGTGGGTTGCCAAAAGCAATCGGAAGCATGTTCGGTGCAGAGAAAATCAACCAAACAGAAGGACGTGCTGTTCTCCATACTGCATTGCGTAATCGTTCTAATACTCCTGTAGTATTGGATGGTCAAGATGTAATGCCAGATGTTAATGCTGTATTAGAGCAAATGAAGAACTTTACAGAGAAATTGATCTCTGGAGAGTGGAAAGGATATACAGGAAAAGCAATTACTGATATTGTAAACATCGGTATTGGTGGTTCAGATCTTGGTCCTGTTATGGTTACTGAAGCGTTGAAGCCATACAAGACTCATATCAATGCTCACTTCGTATCAAATGTTGATGGTACGCACATTGCTGAGACTTTGAAAAAAGTAGATCCTGAAACTACACTTTTCATTATTGCTTCTAAAACATTCACGACTCAAGAAACAATGACAAACGCAAACTCTGCGAAGTCTTGGTTCTTGGAGGCTGCAAAAGATGAAGCAAATGTAGCTAAACACTTCGTTGCATTGTCTACTAATGCAAAATCAGTTTCTGAATTCGGTATTGCTACTGAAAACATGTTCGGTTTCTGGGACTGGGTAGGAGGTCGTTACTCGTTATGGTCTGCTATTGGTTTACCAATTGCTTGTTCTATCGGTTTTGATAACTTTATCGAGTTATTGGAAGGTGCTCATGCAATGGATAAACACTTCCAAAATGAGGAACTAGAAAGTAACCTTCCTGTAATTTTGGCAATGTTAGGAGTTTGGTATAACAACTTCTTCGGTGCAGACTCTCATTCAATTCTTCCATACGATCAATATATGCACCGTTTTGCTGCATATTTCCAACAGGGAGATATGGAGTCTAATGGTAAATATGTAGATAGAGGTGGAAATCCAGTAGATTACCAAACTGGTCCAATTATTTGGGGTGAGCCTGGTACAAACGGACAACATGCATTCTATCAGTTGATCCACCAAGGAACAAAATTGATCCCTTCGGATTTCATCGCTCCAGCACAATCTCAAAATCCTATCGGAGATCATCACGCGAAATTGATGTCTAACTTCTTTGCTCAAACGGAAGCATTGATGATGGGTAAAACTGAGGAAGTAGTAGTTGCTGAATTGGAGAAGGCAGGTAAGTCTGCTGATGAAATTGCAGCATTGAAAAACTTCAAGATTTTTGAAGGAAATCGTCCTACAAACTCAATCTTGGTGAAAAAAGTAACGCCATTTACTTTGGGTGCTTTAGTAGCGATGTATGAGCATAAAATTTTTGTTCAAGGTGTGATTTGGAACATCTTCTCATTTGACCAATGGGGAGTAGAGCTAGGTAAGCAATTGGCTAACCAAATTCTACCAGAACTTCAGAATGATGAGACAGTATCATCACATGATGCTTCTACAAATACTTTGATCAATATGTTCAAAGAAATGAGATAA
- a CDS encoding GNAT family N-acetyltransferase, producing the protein MITLKRTDASNLDFKKLVQFLDIELAIIDGDDHSFYAQYNKTDHIKSVVVAYNNGQAVGCGAIKEFDNESTEVKRMYVDNSVRNKGIASLVLKELENWASELGYKFTVLETGLRQQDAIALYQKNGYQVIPNYGQYIGVDNSRCFQKELNLPKTKNS; encoded by the coding sequence GTGATCACACTAAAACGAACAGATGCTTCAAATCTAGATTTTAAAAAATTGGTACAATTCCTTGATATAGAATTAGCCATTATTGATGGGGATGACCACTCTTTTTATGCACAATACAACAAAACTGACCATATAAAATCTGTCGTGGTTGCTTACAACAATGGTCAAGCTGTGGGTTGTGGAGCTATCAAAGAGTTTGATAACGAAAGCACTGAAGTGAAACGCATGTATGTAGACAATTCTGTTAGAAATAAAGGTATTGCATCTTTAGTTCTGAAAGAATTAGAAAATTGGGCGTCAGAACTAGGCTACAAATTTACCGTTTTAGAAACAGGACTTCGCCAGCAAGATGCTATTGCACTCTATCAGAAAAATGGCTATCAAGTTATTCCGAACTACGGACAATACATCGGTGTAGATAACAGTCGTTGTTTCCAAAAAGAGCTTAATCTTCCAAAGACAAAGAATTCTTAA
- a CDS encoding T9SS type A sorting domain-containing protein → MKSKQLNSLFKLCTILLFVMWSSVNVMAQCESCNTISGDLTEDTDLDNGTVNLNNVEGQCLYSQFPSTSTTIKACFCALGASDPNEAELQTIFAACANENGQIEQCTFTSPQYSFFDILTTSFDFITKVPISIIVQDALPSDAYLLYFEQNTPISTTVNGSPSTSYRTRGIVQGNQQWGIAIGASGIDGGKALNLDRRADTGFSSFDLCLCKESDVNDSTWPQNGFENTCKGGDINQSSGVFYDLPSGSDQLGEQDLCNCDVWDHSDGAADNDAIRAYTIVNYNQNTIAVNSGCNLCSYADPDFSLPIQLTLFNSESEGENVKLYWETASEFNSNYFEVQHSVDGLNYKTIGRVAASGDTEVLRAYEFIHREPSAGYNLYRLKMVDNDNSYEYSPTTLHQYTITDLSLGLYPVPAQNIVKIKNLRKLTREPVEVVIYDLLGMPIKTTNLGQFTNDVDLTGLKDGVYSIQIQYLNQTETFRLVKKSEAK, encoded by the coding sequence ATGAAAAGCAAACAACTCAATAGCTTATTCAAGCTATGTACTATCCTTTTATTTGTGATGTGGAGCAGTGTAAATGTCATGGCTCAATGTGAATCTTGTAATACCATAAGTGGAGATTTAACAGAGGATACCGATTTAGATAATGGAACCGTTAATCTAAATAATGTAGAAGGTCAATGTTTATATTCTCAATTCCCATCAACGAGTACGACTATAAAAGCTTGTTTCTGTGCTTTAGGAGCAAGTGATCCAAACGAAGCTGAACTACAAACGATATTTGCAGCTTGTGCTAATGAGAATGGTCAGATTGAACAATGTACTTTTACCTCACCTCAGTATTCTTTCTTTGATATTCTTACAACAAGTTTCGACTTTATTACTAAAGTACCTATTTCGATCATCGTTCAAGATGCTTTACCCTCAGATGCATATTTATTGTACTTTGAACAAAACACTCCTATTTCTACTACAGTAAATGGAAGTCCTTCTACGAGTTATAGAACTAGAGGTATTGTACAAGGTAACCAGCAATGGGGTATCGCAATTGGAGCATCAGGAATCGATGGCGGAAAAGCTTTGAATCTAGATCGAAGAGCTGATACAGGTTTCTCAAGTTTTGATTTGTGTCTGTGTAAGGAAAGTGATGTGAATGATTCAACGTGGCCTCAAAATGGTTTTGAAAATACGTGTAAAGGAGGTGATATTAATCAAAGTAGTGGTGTGTTCTATGATCTGCCTTCAGGTTCAGATCAGCTAGGAGAACAAGATTTGTGTAATTGTGATGTCTGGGATCATAGTGACGGCGCTGCCGATAATGATGCAATTCGAGCTTATACAATCGTAAATTATAATCAGAACACTATAGCTGTAAATTCGGGTTGTAATCTTTGTTCATATGCTGATCCTGACTTTTCATTACCAATCCAATTGACATTATTCAATTCTGAATCTGAAGGAGAAAACGTGAAATTATATTGGGAAACAGCCTCAGAATTTAATAGTAACTATTTTGAAGTTCAGCATAGTGTTGATGGCCTGAACTATAAAACGATTGGTAGAGTAGCAGCGAGTGGAGACACTGAAGTTTTAAGAGCTTACGAGTTCATTCATAGAGAGCCTTCTGCTGGCTACAATTTGTATCGTCTTAAGATGGTAGATAATGATAATTCATATGAATACTCACCAACTACTCTTCATCAATATACGATTACCGATTTATCTCTAGGTCTTTACCCTGTTCCGGCTCAAAATATAGTTAAGATTAAAAATTTGAGAAAACTGACAAGAGAACCTGTAGAGGTTGTTATCTATGACTTATTAGGTATGCCAATCAAGACTACTAATCTAGGACAGTTTACAAATGATGTAGATTTAACAGGTTTGAAAGATGGTGTCTACTCCATCCAAATACAATATTTAAATCAAACCGAGACTTTTAGATTGGTCAAAAAAAGTGAAGCTAAATAA
- a CDS encoding enoyl-ACP reductase FabI: MAYNLLKGKYGIITGAIDENSIAWQTALKCHEEGAKIVLTNAPIALRMGTLNKLAELTDAVIIPADATSTEDIENLYEKAKEALGVEKIDFLLHSIGMSPNVRKKKHYADLNYDWFQKSIDISALSFHKMMQVGEKMDFFKDGASILGLSYIAAQRSYPNYGDMCQAKAVLESIARSFGQRLGESKGIRVNTISQSPTVTTAGKGIKGFNVFYDYADILSPLGNATAEDCANYCVTMFSDLTKKVTMQNLFHDGGFSASGMTEKLIDKMMSEVEE, translated from the coding sequence ATGGCTTACAACTTATTAAAAGGGAAATATGGTATCATTACTGGTGCCATCGATGAGAATTCAATTGCTTGGCAAACAGCATTGAAATGTCATGAAGAGGGAGCGAAAATCGTTTTGACCAATGCTCCGATTGCACTTCGTATGGGTACTTTGAACAAATTGGCTGAATTGACTGATGCCGTAATTATCCCAGCGGATGCTACTTCTACTGAAGACATCGAAAACCTTTATGAGAAAGCTAAAGAAGCTTTGGGTGTAGAGAAAATTGATTTCTTATTGCACTCAATCGGGATGAGCCCGAACGTAAGAAAGAAAAAGCATTACGCAGACCTAAACTATGATTGGTTCCAAAAGTCAATCGATATTTCTGCTTTGTCATTCCACAAAATGATGCAAGTAGGAGAGAAGATGGATTTCTTTAAAGATGGAGCTTCAATCTTGGGTCTTTCATATATCGCAGCTCAGCGTTCGTATCCTAACTATGGAGATATGTGTCAAGCTAAAGCAGTGCTTGAGTCTATCGCTAGAAGTTTCGGACAACGTTTGGGTGAGAGCAAAGGTATTCGTGTAAATACAATTTCTCAATCTCCAACAGTTACTACAGCAGGTAAAGGAATCAAAGGTTTCAATGTATTCTATGACTACGCTGATATCCTTTCTCCATTAGGAAATGCAACAGCGGAAGACTGTGCAAACTACTGTGTAACAATGTTCTCTGACCTTACAAAAAAGGTGACAATGCAGAACTTATTCCATGATGGTGGTTTCTCTGCATCTGGTATGACTGAGAAATTGATTGATAAAATGATGAGTGAAGTAGAAGAATAG
- the aroB gene encoding 3-dehydroquinate synthase yields MSLNNVSFLTEINKDVFSPLEAYSKVAVIVDENTLENCYPIVKEFLPEDHLLIQVKSGEEEKNLQTCTHIWQQLTDEGFDRKGFVLNLGGGVIGDMGGFCASTYKRGIKFWQMPTTLLSQVDASVGGKLGIDFHKYKNHIGVFQIPDQVLIFPDFIKSLPQREVRSGYAEILKHALIADGSHWKKITQKGVYEQDWTDMIPHSVGIKSDVVDQDPKENSLRKILNYGHSVGHAIESYLLDIPERKLLHGEAIAVGMICEAFISTKKCSLTDSELSEVTAYLLQEYGYPTISESDFSAIHSYLLQDKKNESGKINMSLISKIGKAEYDQFVNWEEVEESLKYYISLKG; encoded by the coding sequence ATGAGTTTAAACAATGTTAGCTTTCTCACTGAGATCAATAAAGACGTATTTTCACCATTGGAAGCATACTCAAAAGTAGCTGTAATTGTTGATGAAAATACATTAGAGAATTGCTATCCAATCGTTAAAGAATTTCTTCCTGAAGATCACTTACTGATTCAAGTGAAATCAGGTGAAGAAGAGAAAAACTTACAAACCTGTACACACATTTGGCAACAGCTAACGGATGAAGGCTTTGACCGTAAAGGTTTTGTCCTGAATCTGGGAGGTGGTGTCATTGGAGATATGGGTGGTTTTTGTGCTTCAACTTATAAAAGAGGAATCAAGTTTTGGCAAATGCCTACGACACTTCTTTCTCAAGTAGACGCAAGTGTAGGTGGAAAACTTGGTATCGATTTCCACAAATACAAAAATCATATTGGGGTATTTCAGATTCCTGACCAAGTACTGATATTCCCTGATTTTATTAAGTCACTGCCTCAGAGAGAAGTGAGGTCTGGTTATGCTGAAATATTGAAGCATGCTTTGATCGCAGATGGTTCTCATTGGAAAAAAATAACGCAGAAAGGAGTATATGAGCAAGACTGGACAGATATGATTCCGCATTCTGTCGGTATTAAATCTGATGTGGTAGATCAAGATCCTAAAGAAAATTCACTTCGAAAAATCTTGAATTACGGACACAGTGTCGGACATGCTATCGAAAGTTATTTGTTGGATATTCCAGAACGTAAACTTTTGCATGGGGAAGCTATTGCTGTAGGAATGATTTGTGAGGCGTTTATTTCTACTAAGAAATGTAGTCTAACTGATTCAGAACTTTCTGAAGTAACGGCATATTTGTTGCAAGAGTATGGTTATCCTACTATTTCAGAGTCAGATTTTTCTGCTATTCATTCTTATTTGTTGCAAGACAAGAAAAATGAAAGTGGAAAGATTAACATGTCCTTAATCTCTAAGATTGGAAAGGCTGAATATGACCAGTTTGTAAATTGGGAAGAAGTAGAAGAAAGCTTAAAATATTATATTTCTTTGAAGGGCTAG
- a CDS encoding NAD(P)H-dependent glycerol-3-phosphate dehydrogenase, producing MGTLNTEFDTSVKRIAVVGGGSWATALIKIFSEGDQVKLNWWLRNKKDINHIRRYHSNPRYLGAVKIEPEKVTPYEDLREAIKNADTVMLAVPAAFIIEALGDLTAEDFKGKKIISTIKGMIPKQNILVTQYMEDVFGIPHDAIAVIGGPCHAEEVAMEKQSYLTVASSCNEYAESLADAMKCRFIKTATVDDLYGVEYCAVMKNIIAVACGVAHGLNYGDNFQAVLVSNALQEIKCFLKRAYNIERDLASSAYLGDLLVTTYSQFSRNRTFGNMIGRGYSVKAAQLEMEMIAEGYYASKSIYEINKDLGAEMPITTAVFHIIYERISPYVEFNILKNKLT from the coding sequence GTGGGTACACTAAATACAGAATTTGATACATCTGTAAAAAGAATAGCTGTTGTTGGAGGAGGAAGTTGGGCTACTGCTCTCATTAAGATTTTCTCTGAGGGCGATCAAGTGAAACTCAATTGGTGGCTAAGAAACAAAAAAGATATAAATCATATCAGACGCTATCATTCGAACCCAAGATACTTGGGTGCTGTAAAGATAGAACCTGAAAAAGTTACGCCTTACGAAGATTTACGTGAAGCGATAAAGAATGCAGATACAGTTATGTTAGCTGTTCCTGCAGCATTCATTATAGAAGCTTTAGGTGATTTGACTGCTGAAGATTTTAAAGGAAAAAAAATCATTTCTACTATTAAAGGAATGATTCCTAAACAAAATATCTTAGTCACGCAGTATATGGAAGATGTTTTTGGAATACCACATGACGCGATAGCTGTCATCGGAGGACCTTGCCATGCTGAAGAAGTTGCAATGGAAAAACAATCTTACCTCACTGTCGCTAGTTCTTGCAACGAATATGCAGAGTCTTTGGCAGATGCCATGAAATGCCGTTTTATCAAGACTGCAACTGTAGATGATTTATACGGTGTTGAATACTGTGCTGTAATGAAAAACATAATTGCAGTAGCATGCGGTGTGGCACACGGATTAAACTACGGAGATAACTTCCAAGCCGTTCTTGTTTCTAATGCCTTACAAGAAATTAAATGTTTCTTGAAAAGAGCATATAATATTGAAAGAGACCTTGCCTCATCGGCTTATCTTGGGGATCTTTTGGTAACCACTTACTCTCAATTCAGTAGAAACCGTACTTTCGGTAATATGATTGGAAGAGGGTACTCTGTGAAAGCAGCTCAATTGGAGATGGAAATGATTGCTGAAGGCTATTATGCCTCTAAAAGCATTTATGAAATCAATAAGGATTTAGGAGCTGAAATGCCTATTACTACAGCCGTTTTTCATATCATCTATGAAAGAATCTCTCCTTACGTAGAGTTCAACATCTTGAAAAACAAATTGACTTAA
- a CDS encoding chorismate mutase, whose amino-acid sequence MQDIQPLKNWSMIKDTPIAIAGPCSAETEEQLLATCRQIKENIDVSLLRAGIWKPRTRPGSFEGIGEEGLKWFKAVKEELNMPITTEVANAQHVELALKYGVDVLWIGARSTVNPFTIQEIADALKGVDVPVIVKNPINPDLALWMGAIERIYNSGIRNIAALHRGFSSHQKSKYRNEPMWSLAIALKSELPNLPILCDPSHIAGNRDLILPISQKAIDLDFDGLMIETHYDPTNAWSDAAQQVTPERLAEILNTIKIKQSSSDNPEFVHNLEDLRKQIDTIDTEILEALHHRMKVVDKIGEYKRDNNVTVFQADRWIDVFQNRPNQAQKLELNKTFVEQMFKLIHDESIRIQTKVVNTEKSEG is encoded by the coding sequence ATGCAAGATATTCAACCGTTGAAGAACTGGAGTATGATCAAAGATACTCCCATTGCAATTGCAGGTCCATGTAGCGCAGAGACAGAAGAGCAATTATTAGCAACTTGCCGCCAGATCAAAGAAAATATTGATGTTTCTTTGTTGAGAGCAGGTATTTGGAAGCCAAGAACAAGACCTGGTTCATTTGAAGGAATCGGTGAAGAAGGTTTGAAATGGTTCAAGGCTGTAAAAGAAGAATTAAATATGCCAATCACTACTGAGGTTGCAAATGCGCAGCACGTAGAATTGGCTTTGAAATATGGTGTAGACGTTCTTTGGATTGGAGCACGTAGTACAGTAAACCCTTTCACAATTCAAGAAATTGCTGATGCCTTGAAAGGAGTTGATGTACCAGTAATCGTAAAAAACCCAATCAACCCAGACTTAGCACTTTGGATGGGAGCAATTGAGCGTATCTACAATTCTGGTATCAGAAATATTGCGGCACTTCACAGAGGATTCTCGTCGCACCAAAAATCGAAGTACAGAAATGAGCCAATGTGGTCTTTAGCTATCGCATTGAAGTCTGAACTTCCTAATCTTCCAATTCTTTGTGACCCTTCTCACATTGCAGGTAACAGAGATTTAATCTTGCCAATTTCTCAAAAAGCTATTGATTTAGATTTTGATGGTTTGATGATTGAGACGCACTACGACCCAACAAATGCTTGGTCTGATGCTGCTCAACAAGTGACGCCAGAAAGATTAGCTGAGATTTTGAACACTATTAAAATCAAGCAGTCTTCTTCAGATAACCCTGAGTTCGTTCACAACTTGGAGGACTTGAGAAAGCAAATCGATACAATCGATACTGAGATTTTGGAAGCACTACACCACAGAATGAAGGTTGTAGACAAAATCGGTGAGTACAAAAGAGATAACAACGTTACAGTATTCCAAGCTGATCGTTGGATTGATGTATTCCAAAACCGTCCGAACCAAGCTCAAAAATTGGAGTTGAATAAAACTTTTGTTGAGCAAATGTTCAAATTGATTCATGACGAGTCTATCCGTATTCAGACTAAAGTAGTTAATACTGAAAAATCTGAAGGATAA
- a CDS encoding S26 family signal peptidase, whose amino-acid sequence MNNTIQDKLTSKSPIVAGLLSFFLLDLGFLYLLEFKKWLAFRLGIWALFLFVSYTGVISTFSNLVLFILTLLFLKIIIIIYTINLSSKESKPPFEKYNNLPNHLIVFLFISIINLTFISPSSKLWSKNHFSQNTSSDLSSALTTGDFISWEQTKKVKTDDIIVFKRSDSEGYETQRCTAIAGDKIEYKINSDKNIDTKFTLPFAGMTVTLNEKNILFYSSLIRKYELINELIIQKNNQLVIGNKIVKNYTFKNNYYFTEGVYSKNNPNSFFQMPIPEYMVCGKALYIWWSSDLSRIGYAL is encoded by the coding sequence ATGAATAATACAATTCAAGACAAACTAACATCTAAAAGCCCGATAGTAGCTGGTCTCCTTTCATTTTTTTTACTAGACCTTGGATTTCTATACCTATTGGAGTTTAAAAAATGGCTTGCTTTCAGGCTAGGTATTTGGGCACTTTTCTTATTCGTAAGTTATACTGGAGTAATCTCAACTTTTTCAAACCTTGTTTTATTCATTCTAACACTCTTATTCCTTAAAATTATCATTATTATATATACCATCAATCTAAGTTCTAAAGAATCTAAGCCTCCTTTTGAAAAGTATAATAATCTACCCAATCATCTAATCGTATTTCTATTTATCAGCATTATAAATCTTACGTTCATAAGTCCTAGCTCTAAACTTTGGTCAAAAAATCATTTCTCGCAGAATACTTCATCAGACTTGTCTTCAGCATTGACCACTGGAGATTTCATCTCTTGGGAACAAACCAAAAAAGTTAAAACAGATGATATAATCGTATTCAAAAGATCAGATAGTGAAGGATACGAAACACAAAGATGTACAGCTATTGCAGGCGATAAGATTGAGTATAAAATAAACTCAGATAAGAATATTGATACAAAGTTCACACTTCCTTTCGCAGGTATGACAGTCACTTTAAATGAAAAAAATATACTTTTCTACAGTTCTTTAATCAGGAAGTATGAGCTTATTAATGAATTAATAATACAGAAGAACAATCAATTAGTGATCGGTAACAAAATAGTAAAAAACTATACTTTCAAGAATAATTACTATTTTACTGAAGGAGTTTATTCAAAAAATAACCCAAATTCATTTTTTCAAATGCCTATCCCAGAATATATGGTTTGTGGTAAAGCACTTTATATTTGGTGGTCTTCAGATCTTTCTCGAATAGGTTATGCACTGTAA